One Bacteroidota bacterium DNA window includes the following coding sequences:
- a CDS encoding J domain-containing protein: MYKDYYKILGVERSASTEEIKKAYRHLARKFHPDKNPGNKTSEEKFKEINEANEVLSNPEKRKKYDQFGAEWKQYQERGAGDGSFDWSKYDAGRRQGGESFGGSFGDQDPRDLFEILFGERFAGGGGTRSGPAKGDDYSGETAIPLPEAYNGSDRLIKMGGETLRIKIGPGIKDQQVLRLAGKGGPGRNGGPRGDFYLTVRVSKHPDFERKGDDLYCDIPVDVTVAVLGGKAEVNTFKGTVKVDIPAGTSSGKTLRLKGLGMPHYGEKNKFGDLFARVTIRVPAKLNKEELELFKRFADLRNSNPKETGD; this comes from the coding sequence ATGTATAAGGACTATTACAAAATTCTCGGCGTGGAGAGATCCGCCTCCACCGAGGAGATCAAGAAGGCCTACCGCCACCTCGCGCGCAAGTTTCATCCCGACAAAAACCCGGGGAACAAGACATCGGAGGAGAAGTTCAAAGAAATCAACGAAGCGAATGAGGTCCTCAGTAACCCCGAGAAGCGAAAGAAGTATGACCAGTTCGGGGCGGAGTGGAAGCAGTACCAGGAGAGAGGGGCCGGAGACGGAAGTTTTGATTGGTCAAAATACGATGCAGGGCGGCGCCAGGGAGGAGAAAGTTTTGGAGGCTCGTTCGGCGACCAGGATCCGCGCGATCTCTTTGAAATCCTCTTCGGGGAACGGTTTGCCGGGGGAGGAGGAACAAGGTCGGGACCGGCAAAAGGCGACGATTACTCGGGAGAGACGGCCATACCCCTCCCTGAGGCGTACAATGGGTCTGATCGTCTGATCAAGATGGGTGGAGAAACGTTGAGAATCAAGATCGGACCCGGGATCAAGGACCAGCAGGTTCTCCGGCTCGCGGGGAAGGGGGGACCGGGCAGAAACGGCGGCCCCAGAGGCGACTTCTATCTCACCGTAAGGGTTTCAAAACATCCCGATTTTGAGAGGAAAGGGGACGACCTTTATTGCGACATCCCGGTGGACGTCACGGTGGCCGTCCTCGGCGGAAAGGCGGAAGTGAACACATTCAAGGGGACGGTGAAAGTCGATATCCCCGCGGGCACTTCGAGCGGGAAGACCCTTCGGCTCAAAGGCCTCGGCATGCCGCATTACGGCGAAAAGAACAAGTTCGGAGACCTTTTCGCAAGGGTCACCATCCGGGTTCCCGCCAAGCTCAACAAGGAGGAACTGGAGCTCTTCAAAAGATTTGCGGACCTCCGAAATTCGAATCCAAAAGAAACGGGCGATTGA
- a CDS encoding SDR family oxidoreductase: MTGAGKRLGRQIALALGRNSYRVIVNYHDSASGASETVSRVLKEGGEARAIRADITKKKDVLRLVRRTIQIFGRVDLLVNNSALFLESPLGRTTEAVWDATIDVNLKGTFLCSQAVAPEMLKREGGRIINIASLGGIQAWSRHLPYSVSKAGVIMLTRILARTLAPNVQVNAIAPGTILMGEEEDPSQEHVPVSTIPLRRYGKPSDVTDLVIFLASKASYMTGQVFVVDGGRSIP, encoded by the coding sequence GTGACCGGGGCGGGGAAGAGGCTGGGCCGCCAAATCGCTCTTGCCCTGGGGAGAAATTCGTACAGGGTCATCGTCAATTACCACGATTCGGCTTCGGGAGCATCTGAGACTGTCTCAAGAGTGCTTAAGGAGGGGGGAGAAGCCCGTGCGATCCGGGCAGATATTACGAAAAAGAAGGACGTCCTCCGGCTGGTCCGCCGTACGATCCAGATCTTCGGGAGAGTGGATCTTCTCGTGAATAATTCGGCGCTCTTTCTGGAGAGTCCCCTGGGCCGGACAACCGAGGCGGTATGGGATGCGACGATCGACGTTAACCTGAAGGGAACATTCCTGTGCTCTCAAGCGGTTGCCCCTGAAATGCTCAAGCGCGAAGGAGGCAGGATCATCAACATTGCTTCCCTGGGGGGAATTCAGGCCTGGTCCAGGCATCTTCCCTATAGCGTTTCGAAGGCGGGGGTAATCATGCTTACCCGAATCCTCGCGCGAACCCTTGCTCCCAACGTCCAGGTGAACGCCATCGCTCCGGGGACGATCCTGATGGGAGAGGAAGAGGATCCTTCCCAGGAACATGTCCCGGTTTCGACAATCCCCCTAAGACGTTATGGCAAACCGTCGGACGTGACCGACCTCGTCATTTTTCTTGCAAGTAAGGCCTCATACATGACAGGCCAGGTCTTCGTCGTCGACGGCGGCCGCTCAATTCCCTGA
- a CDS encoding LOG family protein, with product MKAYKNAEFLNSPAAREIRILSEFLEPATRFRRQGIRNTIVVFGSARIHSMAVAKKNLRLVQAEVARKGLKGKRLEEKLEKALHSAEMSRYYEDAVQLTSMLTRWSETLRQERQFVICSGGGPGIMEAANKGAYLAGGKSIGLNITLPFEQKSNRYVSKELSFEFHYFFMRKFWFVYLAKALVMFPGGFGTFDELFEVLTLVQTQKVVKPMPVILYGPEYWNEVLNFAALEKHNTISHKDRQLFRFADTPEEAFSFLKKALTETYKEQNHTRVRRKR from the coding sequence ATGAAAGCCTATAAGAACGCAGAATTTCTGAACAGCCCCGCAGCGCGTGAGATCCGTATCCTCTCGGAATTTCTTGAACCGGCCACCCGGTTCCGCCGGCAGGGGATCCGTAATACGATCGTTGTGTTCGGATCCGCCAGGATCCATTCGATGGCCGTCGCGAAAAAGAACCTCCGTCTCGTCCAGGCGGAAGTCGCGAGAAAGGGGCTGAAGGGAAAAAGGCTGGAAGAAAAACTTGAGAAGGCGTTGCATAGTGCTGAGATGTCAAGGTATTATGAGGATGCGGTTCAGCTCACTTCGATGCTCACCCGCTGGTCTGAGACGCTCAGGCAGGAAAGACAATTCGTCATCTGTTCCGGAGGCGGACCGGGGATCATGGAGGCGGCAAATAAAGGGGCCTACCTGGCGGGTGGAAAGTCGATCGGACTGAACATCACGCTCCCATTCGAACAGAAATCGAACAGGTATGTCTCGAAGGAGCTTAGCTTCGAGTTTCATTATTTCTTCATGAGGAAATTCTGGTTTGTGTACCTTGCGAAAGCCCTTGTGATGTTTCCGGGCGGGTTCGGCACTTTTGATGAGCTTTTCGAGGTCCTGACGCTCGTCCAAACCCAGAAAGTCGTGAAACCGATGCCGGTCATCCTCTATGGGCCGGAGTACTGGAACGAAGTGTTGAATTTCGCCGCTCTCGAGAAACACAACACGATCAGCCACAAAGACAGGCAGCTCTTTCGATTCGCCGACACTCCTGAAGAGGCATTTTCCTTCCTCAAGAAGGCTTTAACGGAGACCTACAAGGAGCAGAACCACACAAGAGTTAGAAGAAAGCGTTAA
- the secG gene encoding preprotein translocase subunit SecG, translating to MFGLMVSIEMIVSILLIIVILMQSSKGGGLAGSFGGGSMGTVFGVRRTADFLSQATTILASVFIGLCLVTNIFFLPGSKDSRESIIQRGMNPTSVPRPTPPRAAPAQQQPAGQQPPAGQQQSAGQQAAPKQQPTQQPAAQPPKK from the coding sequence ATGTTCGGTCTCATGGTATCCATAGAAATGATTGTCAGCATCCTCCTGATCATCGTCATCCTGATGCAATCGAGCAAGGGGGGCGGACTCGCCGGATCATTTGGGGGCGGTTCCATGGGCACCGTGTTCGGCGTGCGGCGAACCGCCGATTTCCTGAGTCAGGCGACGACCATTCTGGCCTCCGTCTTCATCGGCCTCTGCCTTGTCACCAATATTTTCTTCCTGCCGGGATCGAAGGATAGCCGCGAGAGCATCATCCAGCGCGGAATGAACCCGACATCCGTTCCGCGGCCGACCCCGCCGCGAGCCGCGCCGGCCCAGCAGCAGCCTGCCGGGCAACAGCCGCCTGCGGGACAGCAGCAATCTGCCGGACAACAGGCTGCCCCGAAGCAGCAGCCGACCCAGCAACCCGCCGCTCAACCTCCGAAGAAGTAG